In Desulfuromonas sp., a genomic segment contains:
- the priA gene encoding primosomal protein N', whose product MATVAEVAVAAPLDKTLSYKVPEELIATAIPGVRVRVPLGRRTATGYLLAIAEGSIEGLKPIKEILDTERLFASGWTEFIRKAAAYYRYPLGEACRTALPAGLAGKGSDVRILHEKVYTALPGEDSPSGRKQQQLLALIREKGEVELSELRSVFNAPYAALERLQELGLISVRDIERSRDPFRDVPIIDETEPVPDTSQQVAIDALLSKLRENSFAAALLHGVTGSGKTEVYLRLIAETVAAGRQALVLVPEIALTPQLVSRFRSRFAHRNIVLAVLHSGLSDGERYDAWRSIARDEVQIVIGARSAVFAPCDNLGVIVVDEEHESSYKQSEGFRYNARDLALLRGQAAGSLVLLGSATPSLPVYRRACGTDEMLYLPLSGRVAGRKLPDVEMIDMREQEACGALSPPMLEALGHHIERGEQVLLLLNRRGFAPYLICSDCGFGLRCPNCAITLTYHQSARKLLCHYCDFDQVPPDVCPRCAGHNLLPEGTGTERLEDELGKHFPDCRIARMDRDTTTAKGAHQRLIDRVMANEVDILVGTQMVAKGHDFPNVTLVGVVDADNSLNFPDFRSAERTFSLLVQVAGRAGRGDKAGRVMVQTWSPEHYALQCAAAHDYKAFYEHEITCREPLGYPPFGYLVNLVVSGNDETKVARAGEVLVGGLQHYGREVEVLGPAPCPLARLRGKTRNQILLKSATRMPLHRLLQYLGPLTKEMPAGVRLTTDVDPVDML is encoded by the coding sequence ATGGCGACTGTTGCCGAAGTTGCGGTGGCCGCACCGCTTGACAAGACTCTCTCCTACAAGGTTCCGGAAGAACTGATCGCGACGGCGATTCCGGGGGTCCGGGTCCGGGTTCCACTTGGTCGACGCACCGCAACCGGCTACCTTCTTGCTATTGCCGAAGGTTCGATTGAGGGCCTGAAGCCGATCAAGGAAATACTTGATACAGAACGCCTCTTTGCTTCCGGCTGGACTGAATTTATCCGGAAAGCTGCTGCCTATTACCGTTACCCTCTTGGCGAAGCATGCCGTACGGCCCTGCCGGCCGGTCTTGCCGGTAAGGGGAGCGATGTCCGGATTCTCCACGAAAAAGTCTATACGGCGCTCCCCGGTGAGGATTCTCCGAGTGGTCGGAAACAGCAGCAGTTACTGGCACTGATTCGGGAAAAGGGTGAGGTCGAGCTGAGTGAACTGCGCAGTGTTTTCAATGCGCCCTATGCTGCCCTCGAGCGCCTTCAGGAATTAGGGCTGATCAGTGTTCGTGACATAGAACGGAGCCGCGACCCGTTCCGCGACGTGCCGATCATCGATGAAACTGAGCCGGTTCCCGATACCAGCCAACAGGTCGCAATTGACGCGCTGTTAAGTAAATTACGGGAAAACAGTTTTGCTGCGGCCTTGCTGCATGGTGTCACCGGTAGTGGCAAGACGGAAGTTTACCTTCGGCTCATAGCCGAGACCGTGGCGGCCGGACGGCAGGCGTTGGTCCTGGTCCCGGAAATTGCCCTGACGCCGCAACTGGTCAGCCGCTTCCGCTCACGGTTTGCCCATCGCAACATCGTCCTGGCGGTCCTCCACTCGGGATTGTCGGATGGTGAACGTTACGATGCCTGGCGCAGTATTGCCAGAGACGAGGTGCAGATCGTTATCGGCGCCCGTTCGGCGGTTTTTGCTCCCTGTGACAATCTCGGAGTCATCGTTGTTGATGAAGAGCATGAATCGAGCTACAAACAATCGGAAGGATTTCGCTACAACGCCCGTGATCTTGCCCTGTTGCGCGGTCAGGCTGCCGGTTCACTGGTTCTGCTCGGTAGTGCAACCCCGTCACTGCCGGTTTATCGGCGGGCTTGCGGAACTGACGAGATGCTTTATCTGCCGCTGAGCGGTCGGGTCGCCGGGCGGAAGCTGCCGGATGTCGAGATGATCGATATGCGTGAGCAGGAGGCATGCGGGGCTCTTTCACCCCCGATGCTCGAAGCTCTGGGGCATCATATTGAGCGGGGCGAACAGGTGTTATTGTTGCTCAATCGCCGCGGTTTTGCACCCTACCTGATCTGTTCCGATTGTGGCTTCGGATTGCGCTGCCCCAATTGTGCCATTACCCTGACCTACCACCAGTCGGCCCGCAAGCTGCTCTGCCACTACTGTGATTTCGACCAGGTGCCGCCCGATGTCTGCCCGCGCTGTGCCGGCCACAACCTGCTTCCGGAAGGAACCGGTACCGAGCGGCTGGAGGATGAACTCGGCAAACATTTTCCGGATTGCCGGATTGCCCGAATGGATCGGGATACGACGACCGCCAAGGGTGCCCATCAACGCCTGATTGACCGGGTGATGGCAAACGAAGTCGATATTCTGGTCGGAACCCAGATGGTCGCCAAGGGGCATGATTTTCCCAACGTGACCCTGGTCGGTGTTGTTGATGCCGACAATAGCCTGAACTTTCCCGATTTCCGTAGCGCCGAAAGAACCTTTTCACTGCTGGTTCAGGTTGCCGGCCGGGCCGGCCGTGGTGACAAAGCCGGTCGCGTCATGGTCCAAACCTGGTCGCCGGAGCATTATGCTCTGCAGTGTGCGGCCGCACATGACTATAAAGCGTTTTACGAGCACGAGATTACCTGCCGAGAGCCGCTCGGTTATCCACCTTTCGGCTACCTGGTCAATCTGGTCGTTTCCGGAAACGACGAAACGAAGGTTGCCCGGGCCGGCGAGGTTCTCGTCGGCGGATTGCAGCACTATGGCCGGGAGGTCGAAGTCCTCGGCCCGGCCCCATGTCCGTTGGCCCGGCTGCGGGGCAAAACCCGGAACCAGATCCTGCTCAAGTCGGCAACGCGGATGCCACTGCATCGGCTGCTCCAGTATCTTGGGCCATTGACAAAAGAGATGCCGGCCGGGGTCAGGCTTACGACTGATGTTGATCCGGTTGACATGTTGTAA
- a CDS encoding molecular chaperone DnaK, with protein MTEFDLRQIDEIKALLLTRRAELERLIENSENGSKPVSLEQPIGRLSRMDALQQQSMSQASQQVAAQRLKQIRAALQRIESEAYGFCLECEEAIELARLKARPEAPFCIDCQTSRERKS; from the coding sequence ATGACTGAATTTGATCTCCGACAGATTGATGAAATTAAGGCATTGCTGCTGACTCGCCGGGCCGAGCTCGAAAGATTGATCGAAAATTCCGAGAACGGATCAAAGCCGGTTTCGCTCGAACAGCCGATAGGCCGGCTTTCCCGGATGGATGCACTGCAGCAACAGAGCATGTCACAGGCGAGCCAGCAGGTTGCCGCGCAACGGCTCAAGCAGATCAGGGCAGCGCTGCAGCGGATCGAATCGGAAGCTTACGGTTTCTGTCTTGAATGTGAGGAGGCGATCGAACTCGCCCGTCTCAAAGCCCGTCCGGAAGCTCCCTTCTGTATCGATTGCCAGACCTCCCGGGAACGAAAAAGCTGA
- a CDS encoding cation acetate symporter: MDLQTTTYIIVGLSFALYIGIAIWARAGSTKEFYVAGGGVHPVINGMATGADWMSAASFISMAGLIANMGYGGALFLMGWTGGYVLLAMLLAPYLRKFGKFTVPQFFGTRYYSKGASTVAVMCLLAASTTYIIGQMTGVGVAFSRFLGVSNTSGIFIGMGIVFAYAVFGGMKGITYTQVAQYCVLILAYTVPAVFISLQLTGNPLPQLGLGSDMAGSNMYLLEKLDLIVTDLGFGKYTTQMPGSMLNMFVYTVSLMIGTAGLPHVIIRFFTVPKVKDARSSAGWALVFIAILYTTAPAVAAMARMNLHTTVNKAFVGAEIGDVFAPENSIMYDERPDWMKRWEVTGLLKWKDANGDGRIQYFNQKSKNAEFVAKAKNAGWVDSEGNLASELTVNRDIMVLANPEIALLPNWVIALVAAGGLAAALSTAAGLLLAISSAISHDLLKEKWMPDMSEKAELMAGKIAMACAIIVAGYLGLNPPGFAAGTVAIAFGLAASSIFPALMMGIFSKTMNKQGAMAGMLAGIGITMLYVFAHKGLFFIKGTEFLGLFGGKANFFFGISQNAFGAIGALINFIVAFAVKNMTEPVPADIAAMVEDVRIPRGSKEVDGAH; the protein is encoded by the coding sequence ATGGATCTTCAAACAACCACTTATATCATTGTCGGTCTTTCCTTCGCGCTCTACATCGGAATTGCGATCTGGGCTCGCGCAGGAAGCACCAAAGAATTTTATGTAGCCGGCGGCGGTGTCCACCCGGTTATCAACGGTATGGCAACCGGCGCTGACTGGATGTCGGCAGCGTCCTTTATCTCGATGGCTGGCCTCATCGCCAACATGGGCTACGGCGGCGCGCTCTTCCTCATGGGCTGGACCGGCGGCTACGTCCTTCTGGCAATGCTGCTTGCCCCGTACCTGCGGAAATTCGGCAAATTTACCGTTCCCCAGTTCTTCGGCACCCGCTATTACTCCAAGGGCGCCAGTACGGTTGCGGTTATGTGTCTGCTCGCCGCTTCGACGACCTACATCATCGGCCAGATGACCGGCGTCGGGGTTGCCTTCTCGCGCTTCCTCGGTGTTTCGAACACATCCGGTATCTTTATCGGCATGGGTATCGTTTTCGCCTACGCCGTCTTCGGCGGCATGAAAGGCATCACCTACACCCAGGTTGCCCAGTACTGTGTTCTGATTCTCGCCTACACGGTTCCGGCAGTCTTTATCTCGCTGCAACTCACCGGCAACCCGCTGCCGCAGCTCGGCCTCGGTTCCGACATGGCCGGCAGCAACATGTACCTGCTCGAAAAGCTTGACCTGATCGTTACCGACCTCGGTTTCGGCAAGTACACGACCCAGATGCCGGGCAGCATGCTCAACATGTTTGTTTACACGGTTTCCCTGATGATCGGTACGGCTGGTCTGCCGCACGTCATCATCCGCTTCTTCACCGTTCCGAAGGTTAAGGACGCACGTTCCTCGGCTGGCTGGGCACTGGTCTTCATCGCGATCCTCTACACCACGGCTCCTGCCGTTGCTGCAATGGCCCGCATGAACCTGCACACCACCGTTAACAAGGCCTTTGTCGGCGCCGAAATCGGCGATGTTTTCGCCCCTGAAAACAGCATCATGTACGATGAGCGTCCCGACTGGATGAAGCGTTGGGAAGTCACCGGTCTGCTCAAATGGAAAGACGCCAACGGTGATGGCCGTATCCAGTACTTCAACCAAAAGTCCAAAAATGCCGAGTTTGTTGCCAAGGCCAAGAATGCTGGCTGGGTAGATTCAGAAGGCAACCTGGCCAGCGAACTGACGGTTAACCGCGACATCATGGTTCTCGCCAACCCGGAAATCGCGCTGCTGCCGAACTGGGTTATCGCCCTGGTTGCTGCCGGTGGTCTCGCTGCTGCACTCTCGACCGCAGCCGGCCTGCTCCTGGCAATTTCCTCAGCGATCTCGCATGACCTTCTGAAAGAGAAGTGGATGCCTGACATGAGCGAAAAAGCTGAACTGATGGCTGGTAAGATTGCCATGGCATGTGCCATTATCGTCGCCGGTTATCTTGGTCTTAACCCGCCGGGTTTCGCCGCCGGTACCGTTGCGATCGCCTTCGGTCTGGCCGCATCCTCGATCTTCCCGGCACTGATGATGGGCATCTTCAGCAAGACGATGAACAAGCAGGGCGCCATGGCCGGCATGCTCGCCGGTATCGGCATCACCATGCTCTACGTCTTCGCTCACAAGGGCCTGTTCTTCATCAAGGGCACCGAGTTCCTCGGCCTCTTCGGCGGCAAAGCGAACTTCTTCTTCGGCATCTCGCAGAACGCCTTTGGTGCAATCGGCGCGCTGATTAACTTCATAGTTGCCTTCGCAGTCAAGAACATGACTGAGCCGGTTCCGGCCGACATCGCAGCCATGGTCGAAGACGTTCGTATCCCGCGTGGATCAAAAGAAGTTGATGGTGCCCACTAA
- a CDS encoding DUF4212 domain-containing protein, whose translation MAHDEKGYWKATLGLIRNILIVWFIVSYGCGILFAPALNSISVGGYPLGFWFAQQGAMYVFVALIFIYAKLMGKIDEKFDVQEQ comes from the coding sequence ATGGCACACGATGAAAAAGGTTATTGGAAGGCCACTCTGGGTCTGATCAGGAACATCCTGATCGTCTGGTTTATCGTATCCTATGGCTGCGGTATCCTGTTTGCACCGGCACTCAACAGCATCAGCGTTGGTGGGTATCCGTTGGGCTTCTGGTTCGCCCAGCAAGGTGCGATGTACGTTTTCGTTGCTCTGATCTTCATTTACGCCAAGTTAATGGGGAAGATCGACGAAAAATTTGATGTTCAAGAGCAATAA
- a CDS encoding transglycosylase: protein MRHHFLQGVIILTELKIRILLQRIIVGLGLVVVTACTVPPTPIEPPPEAVETLQPVGWDEIDGWPGVDLLASFEAFVDSCQVLRRKQEWAAACEAADELPAKSGTTLMQYYEKWFVPHKIRNQDGSDTGTITGYYVPDLDGSRIRTERFAYPLYAVPDDLMVIDLREVYPELGSYRLRGRVEGRRVVPYYTRAELDQGVETLSGKELFWVDDPVELFFLHIQGSGRIRLENGKSVMVNYAEQNGHPYRSIGRLLIERGEMTRNQMSMQNIRRWARENSDQVWDLLGENPSFIFFRELEPDVQSPPGSLGIPLAPEVSLAVDPRTVPLGAPVFLSTTWPYDPRPLRKLMVAQDTGGAIKGQVRADFFWGMGDEAGALAGRMKQDGKMWVLLPRETDQESADVASSVDIGEGG, encoded by the coding sequence ATGCGTCACCATTTTTTGCAGGGAGTTATTATTTTGACCGAATTGAAAATCCGTATCCTGTTGCAAAGGATCATTGTCGGACTGGGGTTGGTCGTTGTAACGGCCTGCACCGTTCCGCCGACGCCGATTGAGCCGCCGCCGGAAGCGGTCGAAACACTGCAGCCGGTCGGCTGGGATGAAATCGACGGGTGGCCGGGAGTCGATCTGCTGGCATCCTTTGAAGCCTTCGTCGACAGCTGCCAGGTGCTGCGGCGCAAGCAGGAATGGGCCGCCGCCTGCGAAGCGGCCGATGAACTGCCGGCCAAAAGCGGCACGACACTGATGCAGTATTATGAGAAATGGTTCGTGCCGCACAAGATCCGCAACCAGGATGGCAGTGATACCGGTACGATTACCGGCTACTACGTACCGGATCTTGACGGCAGTCGAATCCGGACCGAACGTTTTGCCTATCCGCTCTATGCTGTTCCCGATGACCTTATGGTGATTGATTTGCGAGAGGTTTATCCGGAGCTTGGTTCCTACCGGTTGCGTGGCCGGGTCGAGGGCCGCAGGGTTGTGCCGTATTATACCCGGGCCGAGCTTGACCAGGGGGTTGAGACTCTCTCCGGGAAGGAACTGTTCTGGGTTGACGATCCGGTGGAACTCTTCTTTCTCCATATCCAGGGTTCCGGCCGGATCCGACTCGAAAATGGCAAGTCGGTCATGGTCAATTATGCCGAGCAGAACGGTCATCCCTACCGCTCTATCGGCCGCTTGCTGATCGAACGGGGAGAAATGACCCGTAACCAGATGTCGATGCAGAATATCAGGCGCTGGGCTCGGGAGAATTCTGATCAGGTTTGGGATCTGCTTGGCGAGAATCCGAGTTTTATCTTTTTCCGTGAACTTGAACCGGATGTACAGAGCCCTCCGGGGTCGCTCGGCATTCCTCTTGCCCCGGAAGTCAGTCTGGCGGTTGATCCGCGTACAGTGCCGCTCGGGGCTCCTGTTTTTCTGTCAACGACCTGGCCGTATGATCCCCGCCCTTTACGGAAGCTGATGGTCGCCCAGGATACTGGTGGTGCAATCAAGGGGCAGGTCCGGGCCGATTTTTTCTGGGGAATGGGCGACGAGGCTGGAGCCCTCGCCGGGCGGATGAAGCAGGATGGCAAGATGTGGGTCCTGCTGCCGCGGGAAACCGACCAGGAAAGCGCAGATGTTGCCAGTTCAGTCGATATTGGCGAGGGTGGATGA
- a CDS encoding cyclic nucleotide-binding protein, with product MGLTRQLRDTEPFKHLPEEVYEDLNQASEVRKFPPHTHIFNQDDTPTGYLYVIKQGVVEIVALTPGGGEMIVDYRNEGSFFGGTPVFTSEGYTAGARTASETECYLIPEDILIKIDNRYPQITEYFNKALYSRVRSLYSEMVNDHSQKALTQMEAYPFQKRLSEIMSSPVETCDLSTPVRSIAQRMTLRGIGAIMVTDDSNKPIGIITERDLVSKVLAREDAEIKKTVASDVMTANPHSMSPDTYMYEATTFMMAHKIKHMPIMEGNVIVGIVTMQDLMRFRSQKSMLLVGNVKNAKTIEELVSARKEIVKVARALMSETRSAFETMEILSYVHHRLLQRCYEIVLEEAEDEGLSPPDIRFCLMIMGSGGRKEMLLNPDQDNGFIYENFPDEKQAEVDAFFVPFSERLVTAFEKIGYPLCNGEVMVNNPLWRGRLCDWQKRLAGWFGQPAPKSVMYSTIFLDFHPLVGEASLCSDLHDIVHSELRNNPGFFYYMVENDLKHKPPVGIIKKFVLEKDKEHKGELSLKQSGSVFIVDCVRMFLLEQGIDAITTIERLDKLVELEIFNQETAEHLKAALESFTFLRLRHEVALIEQGEKPTHYIDPYSLPKNEQDLLQEAFRAAAKLQDSTRRHFGQGIL from the coding sequence ATGGGTCTGACCAGACAGCTGAGGGATACCGAACCGTTCAAACACCTGCCGGAAGAGGTTTATGAAGACCTGAACCAGGCCTCTGAAGTCCGGAAATTCCCACCCCACACTCACATATTCAACCAGGACGACACACCGACCGGATATCTCTATGTCATCAAACAGGGGGTTGTCGAAATTGTTGCCCTGACTCCCGGCGGCGGTGAAATGATCGTCGATTACCGGAATGAAGGTTCCTTTTTTGGCGGCACCCCGGTGTTCACAAGCGAAGGCTATACGGCCGGAGCCCGAACCGCTTCGGAAACAGAATGCTACCTGATTCCGGAAGACATCCTGATCAAGATAGACAATCGATACCCGCAGATTACCGAATATTTCAACAAGGCCCTTTACTCCCGGGTTCGCAGCCTCTACTCCGAGATGGTCAACGATCACTCACAGAAGGCGCTCACCCAGATGGAGGCCTATCCGTTCCAGAAGCGACTTTCCGAAATCATGTCATCGCCGGTTGAGACCTGCGACTTGAGCACCCCGGTCCGCTCAATCGCCCAGCGGATGACCCTGCGCGGCATCGGTGCGATCATGGTCACCGACGACAGCAACAAACCGATTGGCATCATCACCGAACGCGATCTCGTCTCCAAGGTGTTGGCGCGCGAAGATGCCGAAATCAAAAAAACAGTTGCCAGCGATGTCATGACGGCCAACCCGCACTCGATGTCGCCTGATACCTACATGTACGAAGCAACAACCTTCATGATGGCTCATAAAATAAAGCACATGCCGATCATGGAGGGTAATGTAATTGTCGGAATCGTAACCATGCAGGATCTGATGCGGTTCCGGAGCCAGAAGTCGATGCTTCTGGTCGGCAATGTTAAGAACGCGAAAACGATCGAAGAGCTGGTGTCGGCCCGCAAGGAAATCGTCAAAGTCGCGCGCGCCCTGATGAGCGAGACCCGTTCCGCATTTGAAACAATGGAAATTCTTTCCTATGTTCACCACCGTTTGTTGCAGCGATGTTATGAGATCGTGCTCGAAGAGGCCGAGGACGAGGGGTTAAGCCCTCCGGATATCCGCTTTTGCCTGATGATAATGGGGAGCGGCGGCCGCAAGGAGATGTTGCTCAATCCGGACCAGGATAATGGTTTTATTTACGAGAATTTCCCCGACGAGAAACAGGCCGAGGTCGATGCCTTTTTCGTTCCATTTTCAGAACGACTGGTCACCGCTTTTGAGAAAATTGGCTATCCGCTCTGCAATGGCGAGGTGATGGTCAACAATCCGCTCTGGCGCGGCCGTCTCTGCGACTGGCAAAAGAGGCTTGCCGGCTGGTTTGGCCAACCGGCTCCGAAGAGCGTCATGTACTCGACGATTTTCCTCGACTTCCATCCCCTTGTCGGCGAAGCATCCCTCTGCAGCGACTTACATGACATCGTACATAGCGAGCTTCGAAACAACCCGGGATTTTTCTATTATATGGTTGAGAATGATCTCAAGCACAAACCACCGGTCGGCATTATCAAGAAGTTTGTTCTCGAGAAAGACAAGGAACACAAGGGTGAACTCTCCCTTAAACAGTCCGGGTCGGTCTTTATCGTCGACTGTGTGCGCATGTTCCTGCTCGAGCAGGGAATCGATGCGATCACCACAATTGAACGCCTTGACAAGCTGGTTGAGTTGGAAATCTTCAATCAGGAAACCGCTGAACATCTCAAGGCAGCGCTTGAATCATTTACCTTCTTGCGCTTACGCCATGAAGTAGCGTTGATTGAACAGGGCGAAAAACCGACCCACTATATCGACCCTTACTCCCTTCCAAAGAACGAGCAGGATCTGCTTCAGGAAGCCTTTCGGGCCGCAGCGAAATTGCAGGATTCGACCCGGCGGCATTTCGGTCAGGGTATCCTCTGA
- a CDS encoding nucleotide-binding protein translates to MKNVWTLILAGILALAITGCKNETPKQETTPSTQPTATQPAATGKTGTVVETMNSGGYTYIQFDTGTEKIWAAAPEVAVNVGDPVIVPDGMPMKDYTSKTLERTFDVLYFVDNIVVGGATAGAAGEGLPEGHPDPAAMQGAEDHSRPEVAKSDLDMSGLSKPEGGKTVGEIFAEKDKLAGQAVTIRAKVAKFSPEIMGTNWLHLQDGTGEAGTDDLTITSPVTANVGDTVLVKGVVTTNKDFGFGYKYDVIIEKAEVTIE, encoded by the coding sequence GTGAAAAACGTATGGACTCTTATTCTCGCCGGAATTCTGGCTCTGGCCATTACCGGCTGCAAGAACGAAACACCAAAACAGGAAACAACACCATCTACTCAGCCAACGGCAACACAACCTGCGGCAACCGGAAAAACCGGAACCGTTGTGGAAACCATGAATTCCGGTGGATACACATATATTCAGTTTGACACGGGAACAGAGAAAATCTGGGCGGCAGCGCCGGAGGTTGCCGTCAATGTCGGTGACCCGGTCATCGTCCCCGATGGCATGCCAATGAAAGACTACACCAGCAAAACGCTGGAACGGACTTTTGACGTCCTCTATTTTGTCGACAACATCGTCGTCGGTGGCGCCACAGCCGGAGCCGCTGGTGAAGGCCTGCCGGAAGGCCACCCGGATCCCGCCGCCATGCAGGGCGCTGAGGATCACAGCCGACCGGAGGTTGCAAAGAGCGACCTTGACATGTCTGGTCTGAGCAAACCTGAAGGCGGCAAAACCGTCGGTGAAATTTTTGCGGAAAAAGACAAATTAGCGGGCCAGGCGGTAACTATCCGCGCCAAGGTTGCCAAGTTCAGCCCGGAGATTATGGGCACTAACTGGCTCCACCTTCAGGATGGCACCGGCGAAGCCGGAACCGATGACCTGACAATAACCAGCCCGGTAACCGCCAATGTCGGTGATACGGTACTCGTCAAGGGGGTTGTCACCACAAACAAGGACTTCGGCTTCGGCTACAAATATGACGTTATCATTGAAAAAGCCGAGGTCACAATCGAATAG
- a CDS encoding PaaI family thioesterase, with product MIVSANGSVDFDLQGESEWTPFDAPSLVGNSLRFVSGDPEGDRFRVRYYKDEGGSLVARAWFGPETEGPPGHAHGGAMAAVLDEVLGLAAWAAGHQVVVGTLSIQFRQLLPLLTVMQVESEIIKVEGRKITVHGRIVDAVGTVFAEADCLCINILKS from the coding sequence ATGATCGTGTCAGCAAATGGTTCTGTAGATTTTGACCTGCAGGGAGAATCGGAATGGACACCTTTTGATGCGCCGAGTCTGGTCGGGAATTCTCTCCGATTTGTCTCCGGAGATCCGGAGGGGGATCGTTTTCGCGTCCGTTACTACAAGGATGAAGGTGGCAGCCTTGTTGCCCGCGCCTGGTTCGGTCCGGAGACGGAAGGTCCGCCCGGGCATGCTCATGGTGGTGCGATGGCGGCCGTTCTGGACGAGGTTCTCGGTCTGGCTGCCTGGGCCGCCGGCCATCAGGTCGTTGTTGGTACGCTCAGTATCCAGTTCCGTCAGTTACTGCCATTGCTGACCGTTATGCAGGTTGAAAGTGAAATAATCAAGGTCGAGGGACGCAAGATAACCGTCCACGGCCGCATAGTCGATGCCGTCGGAACGGTCTTTGCCGAGGCAGACTGCCTCTGTATCAATATTCTGAAAAGCTGA
- a CDS encoding pyridine nucleotide-disulfide oxidoreductase, translating to MGKHLVLVGGGHAHLTTLQNLKKLTGRGHRVTLVSSSPFHDYSGMGPGLLSGQYSLHELRFNIFRMAVNGGAEFIEASATRLDPDKKELHLSNGSALAYDVISFNTGSHVTLEIPKSALGQTVFPVKPIANLFHAREKILSHKKTPGERLTLLVVGGGPAGCEIVGNLQELIKKENIQADIVVAAGSQLLDKQSQAFRNRTRLLLAQEPLQLLEGVRVTTLGKNEAKLDDGRHIEFDYAFIASGITASAPVPADGLIVNSFLQSPKFPELFGGGDCISFEKQPLDKVGVYAVRQNPILYHNLLASLENRKFKAFIPQKNYLLILNLGLNRAIALRNKMIWSGGFVKLLKSFIDRKFVKKFQLG from the coding sequence ATGGGGAAGCACCTCGTTCTGGTTGGTGGTGGTCACGCCCATCTGACAACCCTGCAAAACCTGAAAAAGTTGACCGGCCGTGGTCATCGCGTCACCCTGGTCAGCTCATCGCCTTTCCATGATTATTCCGGAATGGGCCCCGGCCTGCTCTCCGGCCAATACAGCCTGCATGAACTCCGATTTAATATTTTCCGAATGGCCGTAAATGGCGGTGCCGAATTTATCGAAGCGTCCGCCACCAGGCTCGATCCGGACAAAAAGGAACTGCACCTCAGTAATGGCTCCGCGCTCGCCTACGATGTCATTTCCTTCAACACCGGCAGTCACGTCACCCTGGAGATTCCGAAATCAGCTCTCGGACAGACGGTTTTTCCGGTGAAACCGATTGCCAACCTTTTCCATGCCCGCGAGAAAATTCTGAGTCACAAGAAGACCCCGGGCGAGCGTCTCACCCTCCTGGTTGTCGGTGGAGGACCGGCCGGCTGTGAAATCGTCGGCAACCTTCAGGAACTGATCAAAAAAGAGAACATTCAGGCAGATATTGTCGTTGCCGCCGGCAGTCAACTCCTGGACAAGCAATCACAAGCTTTCAGGAACCGGACCAGGTTACTTCTGGCGCAAGAGCCGCTTCAACTGCTTGAGGGCGTCCGGGTCACCACACTCGGTAAGAATGAAGCCAAACTTGATGACGGCCGCCACATCGAGTTTGATTACGCTTTTATCGCCAGCGGCATCACCGCATCCGCGCCGGTTCCGGCGGATGGACTCATCGTCAACAGCTTTCTCCAGTCACCAAAATTCCCCGAGCTGTTCGGTGGCGGTGATTGTATCAGCTTCGAGAAGCAACCGCTCGACAAGGTCGGAGTTTACGCGGTCCGGCAAAACCCGATCCTGTACCACAATCTGCTCGCCTCTCTGGAAAACCGGAAGTTCAAAGCATTCATCCCGCAAAAAAATTACCTGCTGATTCTCAACCTCGGACTGAATCGCGCCATTGCCTTACGGAACAAAATGATCTGGTCCGGCGGCTTCGTAAAACTTCTGAAATCATTCATTGACCGGAAATTCGTAAAAAAATTTCAACTCGGCTGA